Proteins from a single region of Pyrus communis chromosome 6, drPyrComm1.1, whole genome shotgun sequence:
- the LOC137736250 gene encoding uncharacterized protein: MTNISRSPFTNEIEQAEPPRKFSMSYFTSFKGDEDPEKHLKHYQSAMILYRNNDDLMCKIFTTTLQSEAQDWFYTLPPQSIRSFNELSLVFTKEYSSYHSIKKKSNHLFNVKKNPKESLRDYVKRFKAEKVRIVGCNDSMARATFQKGLPADYPLFKKLIMKEDLTLANSFTLAKKHALWDKAL, from the coding sequence atgaccaacataagcaggtcacccttcacgAACGAGATCGAGCAGGCAGAGCCTCCACGCAAGTTCAGCATGTCatatttcacatctttcaaaggagATGAAGACCCAGAGAAACACTTAAAGCACTACCAAAGTGCAATGATCCTCTATCGAAACAACGACGAtcttatgtgcaagatattcaccaCCACTCTACAAAGCGaggcgcaagattggttctacaccctgCCGCCACAATCTATCCGGAGTTTTAacgaactttctttggttttcaccaaagaatattcatcctatcactcgatcaagaagaagtccaaccatttgttcaacgtaaagaagaacccaaaagagtcgcttcgtgactatgtgaagaggttcaaagcagagaaggtAAGGATAGTCGGATGCAACGACTCGATGGCTAGAGCaaccttccaaaaaggacttccAGCAGACTACCCGTTattcaaaaaattgatcatgaaagaagatctaactcttGCAAACTCTTTCACTTTGGcaaagaagcatgcactttgggacaagGCACTCTAA